The Caulifigura coniformis genome includes a region encoding these proteins:
- a CDS encoding MGH1-like glycoside hydrolase domain-containing protein has protein sequence MSAESARLDEARQGIAAWKKWGPYLSERQWGTVREDYSDNGDAWNYFSHDQARSRAYRWGEDGLAGISDDQQYLCFALALWNRNDPILKERLFGLTNSEGNHGEDVKEYYFYVDSTPTHSSMRFVYKYPQRAYPYPDLVDTNRGRNRHDPEYELLDTGIFDDDRYFDVTVDYAKQGPDDILIQITVANRGSESAALELLPTLWFRNTWSWGADGPRPVFSTVRQADGGAAIRARHSQLGDYLLACEGEPELLFTENETNSERLFGVPNRSPFVKDAFHRAICCGEQGAVNPEGNGTKAAARYQLDVPAQAERVVRLRLTAEPQGHGWAPFGSSFSRTLAKRRHEADEFYDALMPSTLSDDERLVYRQACAGMLWSKQFYFYDVDRWLEERGSDPFKPGRKTAPRNDHWHHMYNGDILSMPDKWEYPWYAAWDLAFHVIALSLVDAEFGKQQLKLMLRERYMHPNGQIPAYEWNFGDVNPPVHAWSTIFTYRLDQGRTGQGDKDWLKSCFQKLLLNFTWWVNRKDRTGRNVFEGGFLGLDNIGVFDRSAPLPTGGCLEQADGTAWMALFSQNMLEIAAELAMTDDDYSDMAVKFTEHFLWISSSMYSIGGEGGMWDDDDGFFYDVLRLPDGRSERLKVRSMVGLLPLCAATVYDGKLFQKRPELQIPFERFLNARPELVQFIHDPRPTGARGRRLASILNEQRLRRVLTRMLDEQEFLSDYGIRSLSKHHAEHPFIFNAGGQDYHVAYLPSESDTGMFGGNSNWRGPIWMPVNLLILRALLNYYSYFGKDFLIECPTGSGRLMNLYEVAEEIGRRLVGLFTRDGHGRRPVNGGARKFQEDPNWRDFIQFYEYFHGDNGAGLGASHQTGWTGVVARILDLFGSMTADSALEGGRHAYFQRPGTPVAGGDR, from the coding sequence ATGTCTGCGGAGTCGGCACGGCTCGATGAGGCCAGGCAGGGGATCGCGGCATGGAAGAAGTGGGGGCCTTACCTCAGCGAGCGGCAATGGGGCACCGTCCGCGAAGATTACAGCGACAACGGCGATGCCTGGAACTACTTCTCGCATGACCAGGCCCGATCGCGTGCCTATCGCTGGGGCGAGGACGGACTCGCCGGAATCTCTGACGACCAGCAGTACCTCTGCTTCGCGCTCGCACTCTGGAACCGGAACGATCCGATCCTGAAGGAGCGACTGTTCGGCCTGACCAACAGCGAAGGGAACCACGGCGAGGATGTGAAGGAGTACTACTTCTATGTCGATAGCACTCCCACTCATTCCTCCATGCGGTTTGTCTACAAGTATCCCCAGAGGGCATATCCCTATCCCGACCTTGTCGACACGAACCGCGGGCGAAACCGCCACGATCCGGAGTACGAACTGCTCGACACGGGCATCTTCGACGACGACCGCTATTTCGACGTGACGGTCGACTACGCGAAGCAGGGACCGGACGACATTCTGATCCAGATCACCGTCGCGAATCGCGGATCGGAATCCGCGGCCCTTGAGCTTCTGCCGACGCTCTGGTTTCGCAACACATGGTCCTGGGGGGCTGACGGACCGCGACCGGTGTTCTCCACCGTCAGGCAGGCTGACGGAGGCGCCGCCATCCGCGCCCGCCACTCGCAACTGGGAGATTATCTCCTGGCCTGTGAGGGCGAGCCCGAGCTGTTGTTCACTGAAAACGAGACCAATTCCGAACGCCTCTTCGGCGTGCCCAACCGGTCTCCATTCGTCAAAGACGCCTTCCACCGCGCCATCTGCTGCGGGGAGCAGGGCGCCGTGAACCCGGAAGGCAACGGCACCAAGGCCGCCGCCCGCTATCAACTTGATGTTCCGGCGCAGGCCGAGCGCGTCGTTCGCCTGCGACTCACGGCGGAGCCGCAGGGGCACGGGTGGGCCCCATTCGGGAGTTCCTTCTCACGCACCCTGGCGAAACGGCGTCACGAAGCTGACGAATTCTACGACGCGCTGATGCCGTCAACGCTTTCTGACGACGAACGTCTCGTCTACCGACAGGCCTGTGCCGGCATGCTCTGGTCGAAGCAGTTCTACTTCTACGACGTCGACCGGTGGCTCGAGGAACGCGGCAGCGACCCGTTCAAGCCGGGGCGGAAAACAGCCCCGCGGAACGATCACTGGCACCACATGTACAACGGCGACATCCTGTCGATGCCGGACAAGTGGGAGTATCCCTGGTACGCCGCGTGGGATCTCGCGTTCCACGTCATTGCACTCAGCCTGGTCGATGCCGAATTCGGCAAACAACAGCTCAAGCTGATGCTGCGGGAACGCTACATGCATCCCAACGGCCAGATCCCGGCCTATGAATGGAATTTCGGCGACGTCAATCCGCCCGTCCATGCCTGGTCGACAATCTTCACCTATCGGCTCGACCAGGGAAGAACCGGCCAGGGGGACAAAGACTGGCTGAAATCCTGCTTTCAGAAACTGCTCCTGAACTTCACCTGGTGGGTTAATCGGAAAGACCGCACGGGCCGCAACGTCTTCGAGGGAGGCTTCCTGGGTCTCGACAACATCGGCGTGTTCGACCGCAGTGCGCCGTTGCCGACGGGCGGATGCCTCGAACAGGCGGACGGCACTGCATGGATGGCCCTGTTCAGCCAGAACATGCTCGAGATCGCTGCCGAGCTGGCGATGACCGATGACGACTATTCCGACATGGCCGTCAAGTTCACGGAGCACTTCCTGTGGATCTCGTCGTCGATGTACAGCATCGGCGGCGAAGGTGGAATGTGGGACGACGATGACGGATTCTTCTACGACGTCCTCCGCCTCCCTGACGGCCGCTCGGAACGTCTCAAGGTCCGTTCCATGGTGGGACTGCTCCCGCTCTGCGCAGCGACGGTCTATGACGGCAAGCTTTTTCAGAAGCGGCCGGAACTCCAGATCCCTTTCGAGCGATTCCTCAACGCACGTCCCGAACTGGTGCAGTTCATTCACGACCCACGGCCGACCGGCGCGCGTGGACGACGCCTTGCCTCGATCCTCAACGAGCAGCGACTGCGGCGTGTGCTGACCCGGATGCTGGATGAACAGGAGTTTCTCAGCGACTACGGCATCCGGTCGCTGTCGAAACATCACGCGGAACACCCCTTCATCTTCAATGCGGGAGGCCAGGACTACCACGTCGCATACCTGCCTTCGGAGTCCGATACCGGGATGTTTGGCGGCAACTCCAACTGGCGGGGTCCGATCTGGATGCCTGTCAACCTGCTGATTCTCCGCGCCCTTCTGAATTACTACTCCTACTTCGGAAAGGACTTCCTGATCGAATGCCCGACTGGGTCGGGCCGGCTGATGAACCTCTACGAGGTGGCGGAGGAAATCGGCCGGCGCCTCGTGGGCCTCTTCACCAGGGACGGTCACGGGCGGCGGCCCGTCAATGGCGGCGCGCGAAAGTTCCAGGAAGATCCGAATTGGCGCGACTTCATCCAGTTCTATGAGTACTTTCACGGCGACAACGGGGCGGGTCTCGGGGCCAGCCACCAGACGGGCTGGACGGGAGTCGTCGCCCGGATTCTCGACCTGTTCGGTTCGATGACGGCTGATTCGGCGCTCGAGGGAGGACGCCACGCCTACTTCCAGAGGCCGGGCACGCCGGTCGCGGGAGGAGATCGCTGA
- a CDS encoding efflux RND transporter periplasmic adaptor subunit — MTVRHPELRQVVDSKDYNGTAAASATVEIRSRVRGYIQDVHFVDGQNVKAGELLFELDPRPFQLEIDAARQQLALDQAQLEASQLDEQRQKDLMAKMAGTRADLEKAVATRKSWEAKIQIAQELIRQKELDLEYSRITAPISGQLSRAQLTKGNLVNAGGSDPLLTTLVAIDPIYLYFNVDERTLLEYRAHRASKEKAGQLPPVNEAGIPFEFGLETETGFPNKGVIDFAENTIEASTGTLQIRGRAENADRRYVPGSRVRIRIATGDPYEAVCVPEISILSDQDKKYVLTLNAEKVVVRRDVLLGTLLDDGMQVIRTPPDSKTPLTPDDLVITVGLQRARINYPVQPMNEQGEALALAK, encoded by the coding sequence GTGACCGTCCGCCACCCGGAGTTGCGCCAGGTCGTCGACTCGAAGGACTACAACGGCACGGCGGCGGCTTCCGCGACTGTCGAAATCCGCTCCCGTGTCCGCGGCTACATCCAGGACGTCCATTTCGTGGACGGCCAGAACGTAAAGGCCGGGGAACTGTTGTTTGAGCTCGATCCCAGGCCGTTCCAGCTCGAGATTGACGCCGCCCGGCAGCAGTTGGCTCTGGACCAGGCCCAGCTGGAGGCCTCGCAGCTGGACGAGCAGCGTCAGAAGGACCTGATGGCGAAGATGGCCGGGACCAGGGCCGACCTGGAGAAGGCCGTCGCGACCCGGAAGAGCTGGGAGGCGAAGATCCAGATCGCCCAGGAATTGATCCGCCAGAAAGAGCTGGATCTCGAATACTCCCGCATCACCGCGCCGATCAGCGGGCAGCTCAGCCGGGCGCAGCTTACCAAGGGAAACCTGGTGAACGCCGGAGGTTCCGATCCCTTACTGACGACTCTGGTTGCGATCGACCCGATCTATCTCTACTTCAACGTCGATGAGCGAACGCTCCTGGAATATCGGGCTCATCGCGCCAGCAAAGAGAAGGCCGGCCAGTTGCCGCCCGTGAACGAAGCCGGCATTCCGTTCGAGTTCGGACTCGAGACCGAAACCGGCTTCCCGAACAAAGGCGTGATCGACTTCGCGGAGAACACGATCGAGGCATCCACGGGCACGCTGCAGATTCGCGGGCGGGCCGAAAACGCCGATCGGCGGTATGTGCCCGGTTCGCGGGTTCGCATACGCATCGCCACGGGTGATCCGTATGAGGCGGTCTGCGTCCCGGAGATCTCGATTCTCAGCGACCAGGACAAGAAGTACGTCCTGACTCTGAACGCGGAAAAGGTGGTGGTCCGGCGGGACGTGCTGTTGGGAACGCTGCTGGATGACGGAATGCAGGTCATCCGGACACCCCCGGATTCGAAAACGCCGCTGACGCCTGACGACCTGGTGATCACGGTGGGGTTGCAGCGGGCGCGGATCAACTATCCCGTGCAGCCGATGAACGAGCAGGGAGAGGCGCTCGCGCTCGCGAAGTAG
- a CDS encoding efflux RND transporter permease subunit: MLSHFFIDRPIFATVLSVVIVIVGSIALMGLPIAQYPDVAPPTVQVTANYPGANAATVAETVATPIELEINGVERMLYMGSKSTNDGQMNLDVTFELGTNLDTAQVLVQNRVAVAEAKLPEEVKRTGVTTKKKSPSILMCVNLISPGNKYDQLYLSNYAALNVKDELARIKGVGDVAYLGPRDYSMRVWLDPNKLATRQMTVAEIIKAIREQNVQVAAGRLGAPPIPEGATIGFQRPINTKGRLSTAADFEDIVVRSGDAGQLVYLRDVVRDRVKDAQGNIVSAGVELGAKNYDVNSYLDGEPSVTLAVFQLPGSNALETAKAIRAKMDQLAESFPAGVEHRIEYDTTVFVEESINSVYHTLIEAIILVFIVVLVFLQNWRATVIPMVAVPVSLIGTFAAMSFLGFSLNNLSLFGLVLAIGIVVDDAIVVVENVERLMATGMSPREASRQAMNEVTGPVIAIALVLCAVFVPTAFMAGISGQFYRQFALTIAASTVISAFNSLTLSPALCALMLKPHAHGEHAKRPDALPRLAIVLIGVLIANMFLAAPIARAMGYEIAGHDGESHNPPPAWLTPLVLLVGGVLGYVAAVAINKALAVFFNLFNKAFDVSIAAYGGVVHLLLRLSVIVLLVYGGLMAATVYAATTVPQGFIPEQDKGYLIVNVQLPDGASLARSDALIRRLSKVVRETPGVAHTIDLAGYSTVLSTNISNAGGMFVILKPFEERAGHSDVSAPSILSALRKEFQNFPEAQIAIFGAPPVEGLGSTGGFKIQIQDRRNAGLKALQGGVQNLVEQGMSTYGGQLSGLFSTFSVTQPQVFLDIDREKVKSEGVSLEDVNLTLQTFLGSSYVNDFSFQNRSWQVNVQADPAFRMQAADIGRLEVRNDRGQRVPLSTLLTIRDVTGPAIVNRYQLYPSAELSGNTQPGVSSGQSIEIMETLAREQLPTTLGSEWTELTYQQILASKDLLTKLVFPLAVVFVFLVLAAQYESWTLPASILLIVPMCILAALAGVVIAKLDNNIFVQIGLVVLVGLAAKNAILIVEFAKQLQDQGHPLLTATVDACKLRLRPILMTSFAFILGVVPLVLAKGAGAEMRATLGIAVFSGMLGVTVFGILFTPVFYFVIRKLTGNSGTAKPPEPHPTNPVPHEAHEPAPVG, translated from the coding sequence ATGCTCTCGCATTTCTTCATCGATCGTCCGATCTTCGCGACGGTGCTCTCGGTCGTGATCGTGATCGTGGGATCGATCGCGCTGATGGGGCTGCCCATTGCCCAGTATCCGGACGTGGCCCCGCCCACCGTGCAGGTGACGGCGAACTACCCGGGGGCCAACGCGGCCACCGTCGCCGAAACCGTCGCGACGCCGATCGAACTCGAAATCAACGGCGTCGAGCGCATGCTCTACATGGGCTCGAAGTCGACGAACGACGGCCAGATGAACCTGGACGTCACCTTTGAGCTGGGGACGAACCTCGACACGGCCCAGGTGCTGGTTCAGAACCGCGTGGCTGTCGCCGAAGCGAAGCTGCCGGAAGAAGTGAAACGCACCGGGGTGACGACGAAGAAGAAGTCGCCCAGCATCCTGATGTGCGTCAACCTGATCTCACCCGGTAACAAGTACGACCAGCTGTATCTCAGCAACTATGCCGCGCTAAACGTGAAGGATGAGCTGGCGCGGATTAAGGGGGTCGGCGACGTCGCGTACCTGGGGCCTCGCGATTACAGCATGCGGGTCTGGCTCGACCCCAACAAGCTCGCAACCCGACAGATGACCGTCGCCGAAATCATCAAGGCGATCAGGGAACAGAACGTCCAGGTGGCCGCGGGCCGACTCGGGGCGCCTCCGATTCCCGAAGGAGCGACCATCGGATTCCAGCGTCCGATCAATACGAAAGGACGGTTGTCGACGGCCGCGGACTTTGAGGACATCGTCGTCCGCTCGGGCGACGCCGGGCAGCTCGTCTACCTGCGGGACGTCGTGCGCGACCGCGTCAAGGACGCGCAGGGCAACATCGTTTCGGCGGGCGTCGAACTCGGCGCCAAGAACTACGACGTCAACAGCTATCTGGATGGCGAGCCGTCGGTGACGCTCGCGGTGTTTCAGCTCCCCGGCTCGAATGCCCTGGAAACGGCCAAGGCGATCAGGGCCAAGATGGACCAGCTCGCCGAGAGCTTTCCCGCGGGCGTCGAGCATCGCATCGAATATGACACGACTGTCTTCGTTGAGGAATCGATCAACAGCGTGTACCACACACTGATCGAGGCGATCATCCTCGTCTTCATTGTCGTGCTCGTGTTCCTGCAGAACTGGCGGGCGACGGTCATCCCGATGGTCGCGGTGCCGGTGTCGCTGATCGGCACATTCGCGGCCATGTCATTCCTCGGATTCTCGCTCAACAACCTGTCGCTCTTCGGCCTCGTGCTGGCGATCGGCATCGTCGTGGATGACGCGATCGTTGTGGTCGAAAACGTCGAGCGTTTGATGGCCACCGGCATGTCACCGCGGGAGGCCAGCCGGCAGGCGATGAATGAAGTGACCGGTCCGGTGATCGCGATTGCACTCGTCCTGTGCGCCGTGTTCGTCCCGACTGCCTTCATGGCCGGCATCTCCGGGCAGTTCTACCGTCAGTTCGCCCTGACGATCGCGGCATCGACGGTGATCTCGGCATTCAATTCACTCACGCTCAGCCCCGCATTGTGCGCCCTGATGCTCAAGCCGCACGCCCACGGTGAACATGCCAAACGTCCCGATGCCCTTCCGCGGCTTGCGATCGTGCTGATCGGAGTGCTCATTGCCAATATGTTTCTGGCGGCGCCGATCGCCCGGGCCATGGGGTATGAGATCGCAGGTCACGACGGCGAGTCGCACAATCCGCCGCCGGCCTGGTTAACGCCCCTGGTGCTGCTGGTCGGAGGCGTGCTCGGGTACGTCGCGGCGGTCGCCATCAACAAGGCCCTGGCCGTTTTCTTCAACCTCTTCAACAAGGCATTCGACGTCTCCATCGCGGCCTATGGCGGCGTTGTCCACCTGTTGCTGCGGCTGTCGGTGATCGTGTTGCTGGTCTACGGCGGCCTCATGGCGGCGACCGTGTACGCGGCGACAACGGTTCCCCAGGGATTTATCCCGGAGCAGGATAAAGGCTACCTGATCGTCAACGTCCAGCTTCCTGACGGGGCGAGCCTGGCGCGGTCGGACGCCTTGATTCGCAGGTTGAGCAAGGTGGTGCGGGAGACGCCGGGTGTGGCGCACACGATCGACCTCGCGGGGTATTCGACCGTGCTCAGCACGAACATCAGCAATGCCGGTGGGATGTTCGTGATTCTGAAACCTTTTGAAGAACGGGCCGGGCATAGCGATGTCAGCGCTCCGTCGATTCTCTCGGCGCTCCGCAAGGAGTTTCAGAATTTCCCGGAGGCCCAGATCGCCATCTTCGGAGCCCCGCCGGTGGAAGGTCTGGGGAGCACCGGCGGCTTCAAGATACAGATTCAGGATCGCCGCAACGCTGGGCTCAAGGCCCTGCAGGGGGGCGTTCAGAACCTCGTCGAACAGGGGATGTCGACCTACGGAGGCCAGTTGAGCGGGCTGTTCAGTACCTTCAGCGTCACGCAGCCGCAGGTGTTCCTTGATATCGACCGCGAGAAAGTGAAGTCCGAGGGGGTCTCGCTTGAGGACGTGAACCTGACGCTGCAGACATTCCTTGGCAGCTCGTATGTGAATGATTTCTCGTTCCAGAATCGCAGCTGGCAGGTGAACGTGCAGGCCGATCCGGCCTTCCGGATGCAGGCGGCCGACATCGGCCGCCTGGAAGTGCGTAACGACCGCGGCCAGCGCGTTCCGCTGAGCACGCTGCTCACGATTCGAGACGTGACCGGCCCCGCGATCGTCAATCGGTATCAGCTCTATCCGTCGGCGGAACTTTCGGGCAACACGCAGCCGGGCGTCAGTTCGGGACAGTCAATCGAAATCATGGAGACGCTCGCCAGGGAACAGCTGCCGACGACGCTCGGTTCCGAATGGACCGAACTGACGTACCAGCAGATCCTGGCGTCGAAGGATCTGCTCACCAAGCTCGTGTTTCCGCTGGCCGTGGTGTTCGTGTTCCTGGTGCTCGCGGCCCAGTACGAAAGCTGGACTCTACCGGCCTCAATTCTGCTGATCGTGCCGATGTGCATCCTGGCGGCGCTGGCAGGCGTCGTGATTGCGAAGCTCGACAACAACATCTTTGTCCAGATCGGGCTGGTCGTGCTCGTGGGGCTCGCGGCCAAGAACGCCATCCTGATCGTCGAGTTCGCCAAGCAGCTGCAGGACCAGGGGCACCCACTCCTGACGGCGACGGTCGATGCCTGCAAGCTCCGGCTGCGGCCGATCCTGATGACGTCGTTCGCCTTCATCCTTGGCGTGGTCCCGCTCGTCCTTGCCAAGGGGGCGGGGGCGGAAATGCGGGCCACACTGGGAATCGCCGTATTCAGCGGAATGCTCGGAGTCACGGTCTTCGGCATTTTGTTCACGCCGGTGTTCTACTTCGTCATTCGCAAGCTGACCGGGAACTCCGGGACTGCGAAACCGCCTGAGCCCCACCCGACAAACCCTGTCCCGCACGAGGCGCATGAACCGGCCCCGGTCGGCTGA
- a CDS encoding phosphoketolase family protein yields MQSLKSDALTREELRLIHAWWRAANYLSVGQIYLFDNPLLKEPLTLKHVKPRLLGHWGTTPGLNFIYAHLNRVIKRDSLSVLYIAGPGHGGPGLVACNYLEGTYSEVYPNITEDCAGMKRLFKQFSFPGGIPSHVAPETPGSIHEGGELGYALSHAFGAAFDNPDLIVACVIGDGEAETGPLATGWHGNKFLNPARDGVVLPILHLNGYKIANPCVLARISHDELESLMKGYGYTPYFVEGSDPEKMHQQMAETLDLVVAEIKSIKAEVRNGSTRRPLWPMIVLRSPKGWTGPKEVDGKKTEDYWRSHQVPMGDMAHPGHVKILEDWLRSYKPEELFDGDGRLVEELRELSPTGELRMSANPHANGGVLLRDLRLPDFRDYAVPVTSPGAGNAESTREMGRFLRDVMKLNLDSANFRLFSPDENNSNRWQDALEVTNRTWMAEKYDYDDHLACDGRVMEMLSEHQCQGWLEGYLLTGRHGFFSCYEAFIHIIDSMFNQHAKWLKVCNQIPWRRSVASLNYLLSSHVWRQDHNGFSHQDPGFIDHVVNKKAEVIRVYLPPDANCLLSVTDHCLRSRNYINVVVAGKQPAPQWLTMDEAVKHCTAGIGIWEWASNDKGYEPDVVMACCGDVPTLETLAAVDLLRRHLPDLKVRVVNVVNLMKLQSDREHPHGLTDAEFDVLFTRDKPVIFAFHGYPWLIHRLTYRRTNHNNLHVRGYKEEGTTTTPFDMCVLNQIDRFHLFADVIDRLPQLGSKAAYAKQAIRDRLLDHKSWIEEHGEDHPDIVGWRWSGTPASVARSSTEGDNV; encoded by the coding sequence ATGCAGAGCCTGAAATCCGATGCGCTGACCAGGGAAGAGCTGCGTCTGATCCATGCGTGGTGGCGTGCCGCGAACTACCTGTCGGTCGGACAGATCTATCTCTTTGACAACCCCCTGCTGAAAGAACCGCTGACTCTCAAACACGTCAAGCCGCGGCTTCTGGGGCACTGGGGAACTACGCCGGGGTTGAACTTTATCTATGCCCACCTGAACCGCGTGATCAAACGCGACAGCCTGAGCGTTCTGTATATCGCCGGTCCGGGGCACGGCGGTCCGGGGCTCGTCGCCTGCAACTACCTCGAAGGAACTTACAGCGAGGTCTACCCGAATATCACGGAAGACTGCGCGGGCATGAAGCGACTGTTCAAGCAGTTCTCATTTCCCGGCGGAATTCCCAGCCACGTGGCGCCGGAGACTCCCGGTTCGATTCACGAGGGGGGCGAACTGGGGTACGCGCTGTCGCATGCTTTCGGCGCGGCGTTCGACAATCCCGACCTGATCGTGGCGTGCGTCATTGGAGACGGGGAAGCGGAAACGGGGCCTCTCGCCACCGGCTGGCATGGCAACAAGTTTCTGAATCCTGCCCGCGACGGCGTCGTTCTGCCGATCCTGCATCTCAACGGTTACAAGATCGCCAATCCCTGCGTCCTGGCTCGTATCAGTCACGACGAACTCGAATCGCTGATGAAGGGATACGGCTACACGCCCTACTTTGTCGAAGGCAGCGATCCCGAGAAGATGCACCAGCAGATGGCCGAGACGCTCGACCTGGTCGTAGCTGAAATCAAGTCGATCAAGGCAGAGGTCCGGAACGGATCGACCCGGCGCCCGTTGTGGCCGATGATCGTCCTTCGGAGTCCGAAAGGCTGGACTGGGCCGAAGGAGGTCGACGGCAAGAAAACGGAAGATTACTGGCGGTCTCACCAGGTGCCGATGGGCGATATGGCCCACCCCGGACACGTCAAGATCCTGGAAGACTGGCTTCGCAGCTACAAGCCGGAAGAGCTGTTTGACGGCGACGGACGCCTGGTCGAAGAGCTGCGCGAGCTCTCCCCCACAGGCGAGCTGCGGATGAGCGCCAACCCGCACGCAAACGGCGGCGTCCTGCTCAGGGATCTCCGTCTCCCGGATTTCCGCGACTACGCGGTCCCGGTGACGTCTCCCGGCGCCGGCAACGCCGAATCGACGCGGGAAATGGGCCGCTTCCTGCGGGACGTGATGAAGCTGAACCTGGACTCTGCCAACTTCCGGCTGTTCAGTCCGGACGAGAACAACTCCAACCGCTGGCAGGACGCGCTGGAAGTGACCAATCGCACCTGGATGGCCGAGAAATATGACTACGACGACCATCTCGCCTGCGATGGCCGGGTGATGGAGATGCTGAGCGAGCATCAATGCCAGGGATGGCTCGAAGGCTACCTGCTCACGGGGCGGCATGGCTTTTTCTCCTGCTATGAAGCCTTCATTCACATCATCGATTCGATGTTCAACCAGCACGCCAAATGGCTGAAGGTGTGCAATCAGATCCCCTGGCGGAGGTCGGTCGCGTCGCTCAACTATCTGTTGTCGAGCCACGTCTGGCGGCAGGATCACAATGGATTCAGCCATCAGGATCCCGGCTTTATCGACCACGTCGTCAACAAGAAAGCGGAGGTGATCCGTGTCTACCTTCCGCCCGATGCGAACTGCCTGCTGTCGGTGACTGATCACTGCCTTCGCAGCCGCAACTACATCAATGTGGTGGTTGCCGGAAAGCAGCCGGCGCCGCAGTGGCTCACGATGGACGAGGCGGTCAAGCACTGCACGGCCGGCATCGGCATCTGGGAGTGGGCCAGCAACGACAAGGGGTATGAGCCCGACGTCGTGATGGCCTGCTGTGGAGATGTCCCGACCCTGGAAACTCTGGCGGCCGTCGACCTGCTGCGACGTCATCTGCCCGATCTCAAGGTCCGCGTGGTGAACGTCGTCAACCTGATGAAGCTCCAGTCGGACCGGGAACATCCGCATGGGCTCACGGATGCCGAGTTCGACGTCCTGTTCACCAGGGACAAGCCGGTGATCTTTGCGTTTCACGGTTATCCCTGGCTGATTCACCGGCTGACCTACCGCCGCACGAATCACAACAACCTGCATGTGAGGGGTTACAAGGAGGAGGGGACGACGACGACCCCGTTCGATATGTGCGTGCTCAATCAGATCGATCGCTTCCATCTGTTCGCGGACGTGATTGACCGGCTTCCGCAACTCGGCTCGAAGGCCGCATACGCCAAGCAGGCGATTCGCGACCGGCTGCTCGACCACAAGTCGTGGATCGAGGAGCACGGCGAAGATCACCCCGATATCGTCGGCTGGCGGTGGAGCGGCACCCCAGCGTCGGTCGCTCGGTCATCGACCGAAGGCGATAACGTCTGA
- a CDS encoding LOG family protein: MFRPNFIMVSDAFVVVPGGIGTVLETMMIWQLLQVRRMNECPLILVGPMWQGLIEWSRSAMLRPEFPLASPEDFEIPLCVTDGQAAIDQLRAHHAAWQATANA; this comes from the coding sequence GTGTTTCGTCCGAACTTCATCATGGTCTCGGACGCATTCGTCGTCGTTCCAGGGGGCATCGGAACGGTGCTGGAAACCATGATGATCTGGCAGCTGCTGCAGGTGCGAAGAATGAATGAGTGCCCGCTGATCCTCGTCGGCCCGATGTGGCAGGGACTGATCGAGTGGAGCCGGTCGGCCATGCTGAGGCCCGAGTTCCCGCTCGCCAGTCCGGAAGATTTCGAGATCCCGCTCTGTGTGACGGATGGTCAGGCCGCGATCGATCAGTTGCGAGCTCACCACGCGGCCTGGCAGGCGACAGCCAATGCGTGA